Within Spinacia oleracea cultivar Varoflay chromosome 4, BTI_SOV_V1, whole genome shotgun sequence, the genomic segment CACAAGGGTTTAGTTGAAGCAGCCACATGGTCTAACGGACCACAGATGCGAGAATTCTTTGTTACAATGCTCTTATAATGTGAAGTTTCGGACCCAAAAGAGTTGTGAGAAGCATTGGAAAGACTTATCGGGTGACATTGTTTACCGACAACGTCAAAGACTGGAAATTGCAGAACTAAGTCTCACTGAAGAACATATTCAGAGCTACACCCTCTATGAGATTGAACAACTACTAAATAGAGACAATAGAAGCCTCAAAGACTACCACAGAATCCCATTACCAGATGCACCCCTACTTTAAGAAGTAGGAAATAGGATGTTAATGGAAGAGCATAACTACGACACACAATCATTGGCTAACGATACCCGCGATTTAGAACAGGGCCTTAATGATGAACAAGACATGTTTATGATAACATCCTTCACGCAGTGTACTAGAGTAGAGGTCAACTATTCTTTGTCTGTGGTGGCGGTGGCACAGGGAAGACGTATCTTTGGAGAGCTTTAATATCCAAGCTTCGTTCTGAAGAACAAATAGTACTTGCAGTGGTATCATCAGGAATAACAACTTTACTACTTCCTTCTGGGTGAACTGCCCATTCCAAGTTCAAGATCCCACTGATGTTAAGTGAAAATTCATTTTTGTAACATTGAGCAGGGCTCTGACCTCGCATAACTAATCCGACGAACAAAGCTCATAATATGGGATGAGGCTCCCATGGTAATAGGCGTGGCTTTGAAGAACTTGACTGCACTTTTCGAGATGTAATGCAACTTTATGACCAATCGTCAAAGGACAAAGTTTTTGGAGGCAAGATAGTAGTCTTAGGAGGGGATTTTCGGTAAACATTACCTGTTGTTCCAAAAGGAGGATGAGTAGAAATTGTAGATGCATCTATGAGAAATCCAAAATCATATGGCCAGAGAACATTATCCACACACTAAGGACAAATATGCGGATAAGACGGTCAAACCTAGACCAAGTTCATATAGAGCTATCAGAATTCATCAAATGGGTACTAGATATGGGAAATGTGCATATTCCAGCAACAACAAAAGAAGGCGAGGTTGAACCGACATGGATAGAAATACCCGTGGACTTACTTAGAAATGGAGACGATCCTATTGTTGCATTGGTGGAAGAGGTGTGCTCATAAATTTTGCACAGACACATGGACCCAAAGTACCTCCAACAACAGGCCATCCTTGCTCCAAAACATGAAACAGTTGACAACATCAATGGATACATACTCCAAATGATTCCAGGAGAGAAAATAACCTCCAAGAGCAACTATAGGTGGGAGAAATGTACATTTATCTACCCTACTGAATTTCTCAAACATCCTACCATTTCCAGGAGTGCCCAATCATGAAATACACCTCAAAGTAGGGTgtcttataatattgttgagGAACATCAACCAgagacactagtagaaaaaacccctgttgcagcccccttgttgcagcgtacatgtataaatacgcttcaacaaccagtcggtcaacgcggctcaaaccctttaaagggttatcgcagcgtacattttagttgttcgcagcaaatgtgttttttgcagcgtacaaaataaaagcccgcagcaacaacccgactttattgcagcgtacatgttattgcccgctgcaacaagtccgcgtttcaaaattttttACTTTCCTATGCAACAAACCGCGCTCAAACGAGCGGGCTCAAACGTACGTTGTTCTTTCTCTGCTCCAagctttttcccttaaacaaatatccaaacAAACTGTCGaactcagccgtcgaactcagccctacgtcgccgtcgaacccaagcgttgctcagccctgcgtcgctgtcttcgccggtgtgtggtgttctcgcctcatctcccccatcccgttcaattctcgcgcggcctgtcactgaaaggttatattcttggtcggccgggggttcagcatctccctgtcgcgtcgtggttccggtggttgctcggcgtcgtggttccggtggttttgctatggtgtgttcaatttttattttcgttttttattttcgttttcagattagggttcaattttagttttttattttcgttttgattattgtttttgattttcgtttttgattttcgttttgattttcgttttgattttcgtttttgattttcgttttgattttcgttttgattttcgtttaaGGGAAAAAGCTCTGAGCTTCTTAGTGTAATCCTTTTCTCTATCCTTCAATTTAATTACcattatgttttattattaGGTTTAATTTAGGGTATTCCTAATATGATCGATTTCTGCttctatttttataaatttgcttCAATTCATCGTGTTGAATCGCATGTTTGACGCTCTAATTAAGCTAAAATCCATCTTGCTAATAATTTATGGTCTGTAAATATGACTATATTGGTTATTTGGGGATTACCCTTGAACATTTGTTTGCAATAGATGTTAGATGaccctttttcttgttttttttttgggattaacctagaattttgtttgttttgtcatAAACTATGCTCATTATGCAACATTAATCTGGAGACAAATGGGTTTTGTGAATACCAATTAGCTCACATTAGCTTTCGTTGTGTTTTCAATTGCATTCTGTTACTCTGTAGATTAATTGGTGTCAAGCTTCAAGCTTATGAAGTGATTTTTTAGCAGAAAACCTAAGGAATGTCATTGTGTAATTTTACGGTGTTGGTTGGTTGATTTCTTGTGGGTTTTTTGTACTTGTTCTACAATTGATTTGACGTTTTTAGGTTCCAAAGGCTCAGGTTTTTGAGAGGTTTGAGCTTGGGAATGGATATTTGGAGAATAATTTATGAGAGATTAAGAAAACAACAATCACCCTTCTAGCACGGTTATGTGGTGAATAATAGGGTGAAAGGAGGCAGGTGCCATGTGTTATTTTATTCTTCTAGCCTTTGTTTTCAGGAAATAAACCACCAGGAGTTCAGGTCTAATCTCAGGCCTTAAGGAACATTTTGATATGTCGGTGATCAATGTATTTTACTCCGTACTTGTTACCTTTTTGTAATGTTCTTGGTAGGATATCTGTGTTTTTCTGTAATGTTCTTCGTGATAGCAGTTGTTCTCATAGAGTGATAAATACTGATAAAGATGCGAGTGTCCAGTTTCTTGCTTTATTCAGCATATCAGCTTCCTCTCCAactttttttcttgtttataCAAAAAGGGATAGCAGaagtgaaattgtatatgcatgCTCATTTGGCTGGTTTCTTGAATCAACACATTGCTGTATGTTGATGCAGGTCCAAGACGAGCTTGTTTCTTCCATTAAAGATGCAGAGGAAGGACTTTTTCACCTAAAACGTGCCCGGCTGTTACGTGAAGTTGATTCAGCTGTGCAGGACTCTATATATTCCCATAAAGACGCTGCGGTCGAGCTTATAAATCCAGCAAAGTTGGGTGGTTCCCAACTTCCGTGCGAAGACTTAGAGGTAGAACCATTAGATTCTACTAATGTTGAGGCAAAAATATTGGGAGACCCAAGTTATTTTATTGGATCAAAATGTAGATTCCGCCACACCGATGGGCGTTGGTATAATGGTCAAATTGTTCAGTTGGATGGTTCTTCTTCCGCCAGAGTTTCTTTCCTCAATCCAACGTCAGAGAAGATGATGGTGAGTTCCTTGTAATCTAAAGCTGGCCCCTGTTGTTATACTCCCCACCACCACAACATTATAGTTACTCAATACTTTGTAGGTCtgtatttgttgttttgtaCTTGCTTGTCTTATTATAGCTATATATAGGTAATGGCAGAGTATTTAAATAAGATGCCTTGTAGGAGGTGCTGTCATTCTTTGGCAAGATGGTTTGTATCTGTTTGTTCTTCCTCGAAGTGGAAGGAAACCCTATCAGTGGTTTGAAACTTAAAGTAGTATTATTGTTCTGCTTTAGCAAAATGTAGACCCCCGAGTTCAAGCTAGTGGGGATAGGGCAGAAGCAATGTCATTATCATTCGAGTGACAGATCGAAGGAGACTGATCATAAGGTTAGAAGTTGTTCACTCTTCTCTTTTCATGCTATTTGACATCTTGTAGCTTCATTTTTGTAACATCTTTAAAGATTTATTATTATAGACTCTACGAAGGCTTGCTCAGAACCGTGAGGCAGCAAGGAAAAGCCGGTTGAGGAAAAAAGTAAGACATCTAATTTTGTTTCTTGCATGTACTTTGGTGTtggttaattatttaatttgttttctcatttaattaattaatggaaTTAGCTGAAGAAGGATTCCATGTGGGGAAAAAATAAGTCATAAAGCTAATATGAAAATCGGCTAAGTTTctacttgtttttattttttggtctTTAACATGCTCTTGTattatctttctttttctttccctccctttttcttttttggaaataGGCATAGGTTGTTCTTGGATTTGGGTGGAAATAGGCATATGATTAGttgtaactttccaagactcaatccaatctatttatgtacatttgagacttgtttggctatataggtcatatttaggctaaaatgacattttcgctcccaactttgaactaatgaacctaagaactcatttcaaacttactacatgatttatatgattagctttaactttccaagactcaatccaatctatttatgcacatttgagacttgtttggccattataggtcataattaggctaaaatgatatttttcgctcccaactttgaactaacgaacataatgactcattttattcttattacatgattaatatgcatagtattaactttataaaactcattctaatctatgtatgcacatttgagactttggtcgttataggtcatagttaggctaaaataagtcattttcgctcccaattcaTAACTAGataacctaaggattcatttcaaacttattacatgattaatatgattagttttaaatttccaacactcgttccaatctatctctgcacattcgagacttcttttgccgttataggtcatatataggctaaaatgtcactaacgaacctaaggactcattttaaacttactaaatgttttatatgcttagttttgactttctagaactcattccaatccatttacgcatatttaaggctcattgtgtcgttataggtcatatttaggctaaagtgccattttcgctcccaactttgaacttaagaacctaatgactcattttaaacttattatatgattaatatgcttagttttaagtttctaagacttattctaatctatttatgcacatttaatgcttgtttgatagttataggtcatatttaggctaaaatgaggcattttcgctcctaactttaaaataaagaacctaagcactcattttaaacttaatacatgtttaatatgcataattttaactttataagactcgttccaatctatttatgcacctttaaggctcattaggtcgttgtaggtcatatttaggctaaaatgacattttcgctcccaactatgaactaaagaacctaaggactcattttaaacctactaaatgttttatattctagttttaactttctaggactcattccaatccatttatgcccatttaaggctcattgtgtcgttttaggtcatatttaggttaaaatgacattttcgctcccaactttgaacataagaacctaaggactcatttttaaattattatatgattaataagcttagttttgagtttctaggacttattctaatctacttataccccatttaatgcttgtttgatcgttataggtcatatctaggctaaaataaggcattttcgctcccaactttaaaataaagaacctaagcactcattttaaacttaatacatgtttaatatgcataattttaactttataagactcgttccaatctatttatgcacctttaaggctcattaggttgttgtaggtcatatttaggctaaaatgacattttcgctcccaactatgaactaaagaacctaaggactcattttaaacctactaaatgttttatattctagttttaactttctaggactcatcccaatccatttatgcccatttaaggttcattgtgtcgttttaggtcatatttaggttaaaatgacatcgctcccaactttgaacttaagaacctaaggactcatttttaaattattatatgattaataagcttagttttgagtttctaggacttattctaatctacttatacccatttaatgcttgtttgatcgttataggtcatatctaggctaaaataaggcattttcgctcccaactttaaaataaagaacctaagcactcattttaaacttaatacatgtttaatatgcataattttaactttataagactcgttccaatctatttatgcacctttaaggctcattaggtcgttgtaggtcatatttaggctaaaatgacattttcgctcccaactatgaactaaagaacctaggactcattttaaacctactaaatgttttatattctagttttaactttctaggactcattccaatccatttatgcccatttaaggctcattgtgtcgttttaggtcatatttaggctaaaatgacattttcgctcccaactttgaacttaagaacctaaggactcatttttaaattattatatgattaataagcttagttttgagtttctaggacttattctaatctacttatacccatttaatgcttgtttgatcgttataggtcatatctaggctaaaataaggcattttcgctcccaactttaaaataaagaacctaaggactcatttaaaacttattacatgtttaatatgcataattttaacgatctaagactcgttccaatctatttatgcacctataggctcaatgggtcattataggtcatatttaggctaaaatgacattttcgctcctaactttgaactaaagaacctaaggactcattttagactattaggacattgtcattagtttcttgaatgttaaaatgtgatatttaatttgtatttaatctaatgtttaatttaaatttctgtttttgtaaaggtctacactccgaggattgcgccttatgcgaggaatttgatgtggttcgtgagcaatgggctaagttttttaccagcaagtatttattattggctttagcgcgcttgatcgagttggtttagttgttatagaataaattttatattaaaatgtatgtttatgttgaaattggaacatatatttaaatgtaatatgtgcacttaacttggttttgggatatatagtatacaaaactccagttgttgtttttatatttgttatacaggttgcgttattctattattgttttgacaggtttctatatttggtgcaaggcactctaggtatccctaaacaaaattagaattttcccgccaaaagtgctttgttgcagcgtacatatatattgtacgctgcaacaagggaaaaaaatttcgcaaaaattcagacttgttgcagcgtacaaataaatgtacgctgcaaaaagttgagtcttttgcagcgtacatatatatgtacgctgcaacaagtccaaatttttgccaattttttggcacttgttgcagcgtacatacatatgtacgctgcaaaaaacaccttttagcagcgaacattgtacgctgcaacaagttcagacttgttgcaggccccccagttgcagcatacgatgtacgctgcaacaggggtctaaaagcccgctgcaataagggttttttctactagtgagagAGGGACAATGTAACGGCACACGCCTTATTGTCACCAGATTGAACCATAGAGTCATTGAAGCACAAGTTGTGACTGGAATAAATGGGGGCGACATGGTCAGCATTCCATAGTACAAATGTCACAATCAGATTCAAAATGGCCATTCATCTTAAAGCGCCGGCAGTTCCCAATTAAAGTATGCTTCACAATGACAATCAACAAGAGTCAAGGACAAACATTCGACCATGTGGGAATATACTTGCCAGAACCGGTCTTCAGCCATGGCCAACTATATGTTGTTGTCTCCAGAGTCACTACACGTAGTGGACTCAAAATTTGTATCCCAAGAACAAGCACCGATGATCAACATCCTGGAAAGACAAAAAATGtggtttacaaaaaaaaaatcaatgatCTTTAATGTCTTATAGACATTGAAACTTCCAACAAAACCAGCATTAGTGGTTTGGAATGTTTATTTTTACCCGTTTGTTAGTTTATAATTCTGGTTTAGCATAACAAAATAACACTGCCAACTTACTTGATCGTCACATAGATGCATCATTATCTACATTGCATCAATTGTATCATTAATTGTCTCATTAACTGCTTAATTTCGTACATAAATAACATTAGTTTGGTTGTGAACTTCCCTGCATAACTAACTGACATGCAGGATCAAGGATCTTAGACTTGGAAAAATGGCATCAAACCAAAACATTGTTGATCTCAGGCCCACTTTGAGGGGAGGACCCTTGCTGGCACGAGTTATAAGAACATGGGATGTGGTATACAACTCGATAGAACAACCAACTGCTTTTGATTTCCTTCTGTTAGACGAAGAAGTAAGCAATTACCTAACATCTATTTTACACCTCTACTTCACAAACTGCCTCATTATCATTTTAGAAACTAACAACAAAAATACAATACCAAATGCAGGGAGGACTCATTAAAGACACTATGAGGAAGGGCTTGATGAAATCTTACAAGGATCAAATTGTGGAAGGAAATATACacacaataaaaaaaactttgaaGTTTCTAGAAACAACAAGCTTCATTGCCCGGTCAAAAAATGACATGCTTATCAGATTCACACTTTTCACCACTATTTTCAAGAACAAGAAAATGTAGCAACAATCCTGATGAACAACTTTCAGATACATCCCTTAGACTGTTTACAAGAGAGAAACAACAAAAGTGAATACGCCATAGCTACATAAAAAAAACTACTGCCAAAGTCGTTAATAAACCTTTTAAATTCTATTACAATTatatattttctattttcaaacaATGCCCTAAATTGCAGATGTAGTTGTCTTGCTCATTGGAGTTGAGGAGAAAACATGGGTCAATGTTGGATTACAAAGAACCTTAATACGGAGGATTCAAATTGAAGATCAATGTAAATTTAAGGTCATCACACACAATAAATATACATATCCTAACAATAACCAAAACTCGATTACTTATTATCCCTATATATGCAGCAACTTCAAGGTCGTGGTTACTTTGTGGGGAGCAAAAACTGACTTGATAGACACTCACATGACACAGGATGAAGACAACTTCAAAGTACTCCTCATCACCTCTACAAAAGTCAGTATGTATCAAGGTAAAACTAACACCAAACACATAACTTCATGTAAATAGATAAACCAAACGAAATGAACAAATGTTGGGCCAAATAATTCTTCCCTACATGAGATGACGATGTGTCACTTTCCCCTATGAGGTGCTAACATTATTCCAAACATTGCAACTTGCAGGAAACTATCAGTTGAACTCACAAATGCTACACAGATACACATCAACTTGTCGATTCCAAAAATAGAAGGTTTCAAACAAGGATAACAAATTCATAACAAGCCATATTCATAACCCAAACTTATAACTGACACATAATCACAAACTAACACATTTTACCAATGGCCCGAACCGAGAACACTTATTAAACAACTGGAGGCTAAACCACGCGAGACACTAGAACAAGCCATGTTCAAGAACAGAAAAAATATTCAAGATATTCTGCAATGGATCCACAAACAAAGGTAAATATCTAACTTCACCCATGCATCTAACACAAAAACAACTCAACATACTAACATCTATGAATACTCTACAGGAGATGTTCATTTACAGTGCCACAATCATGAGCATTCCCCTTGACAAAAAGTGGCATTATACCTCATGTGACACATGTAAGAAAAAGATAGATGAAACATTCTACTATACCAATTGCGAGGTTGTGGTCAAATACCCAAAAACAATGTAAATAACATTCTCACACTATAGCACCAAAAAATGTAAAACTATTTGATTTACAACCCGATAATTTGCAGGTATCTCTTAACGGTTGATATAAACGACGGAACTGCATGTATCCCAATGACATTGTTCGATAAGGAGGCTGAAACAGTCGTTGGAAGTCCGATACACAAACTACTTGGTCTACAGAAAAAGGTATGACACTTGCAAAAACACAAGTATAATTAACCTCTTACACAAATTCCACAGACTAACTAACACAAACAATTGTACATTGTAGGACAATGACAAAGATAATGTTTTAGATCGACTACAACATTGTGTTGGAAAACAATTTGCATTTAAGGTGAAGTTGAGTACAAGAAGTGAAACAACAAAGCTCATTTTCCAAAAGACATTCCAGATAGACTATCAATTAGAAAAGTCTTACAAACAACAACAAGGTGCAGAAAGGGTGGGTATATATAAAAACAATACAACTTACACTTTGATTCTTAACTAATTATATAATACAAAATTAAATAAACGTTCTAACTGTAGGAACAAAATGTAGCAAAAAGGCTACTCGTGGATAGAGCCTCAGAAACAACTACTGAAGCAGAAACACATCTCTCGGATAACCCACGGGAACCAATACTGAAGGGGATAGGCACCTGCTGGATAACACCTCGGAAAACGATACTGAAGTGGAAAGGATTGCAAGGAAGAGAAACATAAATGAAATATAAGTCCAATGTTCAAcaatcaaaacaaacaaaatatacaaaacaaaaaaacaaaattaaacaatTGTACTTATTATTAATATCTTTATTGCAGGGAGAAAGACAAAGAAACAACTACAATTACCACCCCTAAAAACTAAACCGAGTATTGGTAAACGAAGAAACAACCATGCAAAGAGGAAACACAACCATATTAAGTCATGCACCAAAGAAGAGGAATACCCTCCATGTTTTCAAGACATGCAATAGTAGTTTACTTTATCATGTTTAATATACACCTTACATTTTGAGTTAAGCTTCGAGCAAAATTCAAAAGACAATAGTACTATTTTTGAGAATTTTACTTAAACATGTTTTATATTTTCAGTTATTAAGCATCGTCGAATATATAACTCATTTTACAAAATACATATTATTGAATATCTTATAATCTTTAATAAGTTCATCACAACAAAATCAACCAATAACCTCCATCGTGAAACAAAATTTAACACCTACTAACAGTAGAAATCCGGGGCATCGTTCGGGCTACACACtagttactatatattaaaagacacatcacgaatgacacgtgtcatttcctggtgtgttatgataattttttttaattaaaaatgtgAAAAAAGCAGAATATAATTAGCTACAATAGGAAAAAGATTACATAAATTATATATGTGTAGAACTTATCATTAATAatcattaataatataataatcaaATAAATTTACTAAATATTTCACATTACCATCAAATATTTTCTATATTAgaagaattaaataataagcATTAATATTCTCTTTGGATTTATTTTCACTAGTACATAATTGAGCTAATGTAACACGTGTTGGTAACACTTTTTAAAATGCAAAATTACTAGATTATTAAGTAACACTTTggtaacattttttttaaaaatgtaaCACTCAAGGTAACACTTTTAACATAGGTAacattttatggtaacacttttaaaataggtAACATATTATGGTAACACTTTCCAAATAGGTAACAATTTAAGGTAACACTTCTAAAATAGGTAacattttatggtaacacttttaaaataggtaacattttatggtaacactAAAAAGTGTTACCTTACTTTTTAAGAAGAAAATTAAACATTTGCAACGAAACTAAGGGCTAATCCCAAAAATTCACTATTTGCCGCCAAAAGGGACAAAAGAAACGTGGGTTTACTTTTTCT encodes:
- the LOC130471396 gene encoding uncharacterized protein, with protein sequence MRIRRSNLDQVHIELSEFIKWVLDMGNVHIPATTKEGEVEPTWIEIPVDLLRNGDDPIVALVEEVPKAQVFERISVFFCNVLRDSSCSHRVINTDKDASVQFLALFSISASSPTFFLVYTKRDSRSEIVYACSFGWFLESTHCCMLMQVQDELVSSIKDAEEGLFHLKRARLLREVDSAVQDSIYSHKDAAVELINPAKLGGSQLPCEDLEVEPLDSTNVEAKILGDPSYFIGSKCRFRHTDGRWYNGQIVQLDGSSSARVSFLNPTSEKMMQNVDPRVQASGDRAEAMSLSFE